A region of Micromonospora chokoriensis DNA encodes the following proteins:
- a CDS encoding AAA family ATPase: MTVGQSIVFNGDLGSGKSTVSVEIAKRLGMRRVSVGDLYREMAQQRQMTALQLNLHAELDQAVDGYVDQLQRDIAASGERLIMDSRLAWHFFTDALKVHMITEPGEAARRVLARPSGPAESYASLEEAKAKLRERSASERSRFIIRYGVDKARLRNYDLICDTTRATAAEVIEHIIAAYEGTLGAEVLRDAPPLLLLDPARVYPTEDIAALRGLWDTDFVGDVAEAGDEALEPLKIGFTGEYFFVVDGHRRLSAALQNGFSLVPAQLVAEVDEPVVGGMTAIDYFAAQVRPGLIYDWEAAHKIQLPLPEPALLRGDAVLAGDPGAGA; encoded by the coding sequence GTGACCGTTGGACAATCGATCGTCTTCAACGGCGACCTCGGCAGCGGCAAGAGCACCGTGTCGGTCGAGATCGCCAAGCGGCTCGGGATGCGCCGGGTCAGCGTTGGGGACCTCTACCGGGAGATGGCGCAGCAGCGGCAGATGACCGCTCTGCAGCTCAATCTGCACGCCGAGCTCGACCAGGCCGTCGACGGCTACGTCGACCAGCTCCAGCGGGACATCGCCGCCTCCGGTGAGCGCCTCATCATGGACTCCCGGCTGGCCTGGCACTTCTTCACCGACGCGCTCAAGGTTCACATGATCACCGAGCCGGGTGAGGCGGCCCGTCGGGTGCTCGCCCGGCCCTCCGGTCCGGCGGAGAGCTACGCCTCGCTGGAGGAGGCCAAGGCCAAGCTCCGCGAGCGCAGTGCCAGTGAGCGCAGCCGGTTCATCATCCGGTACGGCGTGGACAAGGCCCGACTGCGCAACTACGACCTGATCTGTGACACCACCCGGGCGACCGCCGCCGAGGTGATCGAGCACATCATCGCCGCGTACGAGGGGACGCTCGGCGCGGAGGTGCTGCGGGACGCGCCACCGCTGCTGCTGCTCGACCCGGCCCGCGTCTACCCGACCGAGGACATCGCCGCCCTGCGGGGTCTGTGGGACACCGACTTCGTCGGCGACGTGGCCGAGGCCGGCGACGAGGCCCTCGAACCGTTGAAGATCGGGTTCACCGGCGAGTACTTCTTCGTCGTCGACGGTCACCGCCGGCTCAGCGCCGCCCTGCAGAACGGGTTCTCCCTCGTCCCCGCCCAGTTGGTCGCCGAGGTCGACGAGCCGGTCGTGGGTGGGATGACGGCGATCGACTACTTCGCCGCCCAGGTGCGCCCCGGCCTGATCTACGACTGGGAGGCGGCGCACAAGATCCAGCTTCCGCTGCCCGAGCCGGCGTTGCTGCGTGGTGACGCGGTCCTCGCGGGGGACCCGGGCGCCGGCGCCTGA
- the metK gene encoding methionine adenosyltransferase, whose protein sequence is MTRRLFTSESVTEGHPDKIADQISDGILDALLAEDPHSRVAVETMITTGQVHIAGEVTTKAYADIPTIVRRTILDIGYDSSKKGFDGASCGVSVSIGAQSEDIAQGVDNAFELRTGASESALDAQGAGDQGMMFGFACSETPELMPLPIALAHRLARRLAAVRKDGTIPYLRPDGKTQVTIEYEGLRPVRLNTVVVSSQHAADISLDSLLTPDVRDHVIAPELESLGLDTEGYRLLVNPTGRFEIGGPMGDAGLTGRKIIVDTYGGYARHGGGAFSGKDPSKVDRSAAYAMRWVAKNVVAAGLAERCEAQVAYAIGKAHPVSLFIETFGTETVPVSSIEKAVTEVFDLRPAAIIRDLNLLRPIYQQTAAYGHFGRELPDLTWESTDRAADLKSAAGA, encoded by the coding sequence GTGACACGCCGTCTCTTCACGTCCGAATCGGTCACGGAAGGCCACCCGGACAAGATCGCCGACCAGATCAGCGATGGCATCCTCGACGCGCTGCTGGCCGAGGATCCGCACAGCCGGGTGGCGGTCGAGACCATGATCACCACCGGCCAGGTGCACATCGCCGGCGAGGTGACCACCAAGGCGTACGCCGACATCCCGACGATCGTCCGCCGGACCATCCTGGACATCGGCTACGACTCGTCGAAGAAGGGCTTCGACGGGGCCTCCTGCGGGGTCAGCGTCTCCATCGGCGCGCAGTCCGAGGACATCGCGCAGGGCGTGGACAACGCCTTCGAGCTGCGGACCGGGGCGTCGGAGAGCGCGCTGGACGCGCAGGGCGCCGGCGACCAGGGCATGATGTTCGGCTTCGCCTGCTCGGAGACTCCCGAGCTGATGCCGCTGCCGATCGCCCTCGCGCACCGACTGGCCCGTCGGCTCGCCGCGGTCCGCAAGGACGGCACGATCCCCTACCTGCGCCCGGACGGCAAGACCCAGGTCACCATCGAGTACGAAGGGCTGCGCCCGGTCCGGCTGAACACCGTCGTCGTGTCCAGCCAGCACGCCGCCGACATCTCCCTGGACTCGCTGCTCACCCCGGACGTGCGTGACCACGTCATCGCCCCGGAGCTGGAGAGCCTCGGTCTGGACACCGAGGGCTACCGGTTGCTGGTCAACCCGACCGGGCGGTTCGAGATCGGCGGCCCGATGGGTGACGCCGGGCTCACCGGCCGCAAGATCATCGTCGACACCTACGGCGGGTACGCCCGCCACGGCGGCGGCGCGTTCTCCGGCAAGGACCCGTCGAAGGTGGACCGGTCGGCCGCGTACGCCATGCGCTGGGTCGCCAAGAACGTGGTCGCCGCCGGCCTGGCCGAGCGGTGCGAGGCGCAGGTCGCCTACGCCATCGGCAAGGCGCACCCGGTCAGCCTGTTCATCGAGACGTTCGGCACCGAGACCGTGCCGGTCTCCTCGATCGAGAAGGCCGTCACCGAGGTGTTCGACCTGCGCCCGGCCGCGATCATCCGGGACCTCAACCTGCTCCGCCCGATCTACCAGCAGACCGCCGCGTACGGCCACTTCGGCCGCGAGTTGCCGGACCTGACCTGGGAGAGCACCGACCGGGCCGCCGACCTCAAGTCGGCCGCGGGAGCCTGA
- a CDS encoding primosomal protein N', translated as MTATRRSDRRPADGSPVARVCVDVGLAHLDRPFDYLVPAELDEVAVPGTRVKVRFAGQLVDGWLLSRADDSGHTGRLAYLEKVVSPEPVLAPEIAGLARAVADRYAGNLADVLRLAVPPRHARVEKEPRDDQPAAAVAEAAVVDPRGWRDYPTGPALLRALTDGRAPRAVWSALPGEDWAARYADAVAATVAGGRGAVVVVPDARDLDRLDAALTAVLGEGRHVSLTAALGPARRYRAFLAARRGRVPVVIGTRAAMFAPVDRLGLVAVWDDGDDLHSEPRAPYPHARDVLLIRAQLAGAGALVGGYARSAEAQLLLETGWAREVVADRATVRARVPAIAPTGDDPQLARDPGAATARLPSLAWTAARDALRQDLPVLVQVPRRGYLPSISCADCRTPARCAHCAGPLALPSAGGTPACRWCARVAAAYACPQCGGRRLRAAVTGARRTAEELGRAFPGVAVRTSGREEVLTDVPGGAALVVATPGAEPVAEGGYGAVLLLDSWALLTRADLRAGEEALRRWLAAAALARPAPAGRVVVVADGALAPVQALLRWDAAWFAGRELAERRELGFPPAVRMASVTGPAEAVADLLTAVRLPADAEVLGPVPAEEGRERMLVRVPRARAAALAEALHSAAGARAARKAADPVRLQVDPLSLF; from the coding sequence CTGACCGCCACCAGGCGTAGCGACCGGCGACCCGCGGACGGGTCGCCGGTCGCGCGCGTCTGCGTAGATGTCGGACTGGCGCACCTGGACCGGCCGTTCGACTACCTGGTGCCGGCCGAGCTGGACGAGGTGGCGGTGCCCGGCACCCGGGTGAAGGTGCGCTTCGCCGGGCAGCTCGTCGACGGGTGGTTGCTGTCCCGCGCCGACGACTCCGGGCACACCGGCCGCCTCGCGTACCTGGAGAAGGTGGTGTCGCCGGAGCCGGTGCTGGCGCCCGAGATCGCCGGGCTGGCCCGCGCGGTCGCCGACCGGTACGCGGGCAACCTCGCCGACGTGCTCCGGCTCGCCGTGCCGCCCCGGCACGCCCGGGTGGAGAAGGAACCCCGCGACGACCAGCCCGCCGCGGCGGTCGCCGAGGCCGCGGTGGTCGACCCGCGCGGCTGGCGGGACTACCCGACCGGTCCGGCGCTGCTGCGGGCGCTCACCGACGGGCGGGCCCCCCGCGCGGTCTGGTCGGCGCTGCCGGGCGAGGACTGGGCGGCCCGCTACGCCGACGCGGTGGCCGCCACCGTGGCCGGGGGGCGCGGCGCTGTCGTCGTGGTGCCCGACGCCCGCGACCTCGACCGGCTCGACGCCGCGCTCACCGCCGTCCTGGGGGAGGGACGGCACGTCAGCCTCACGGCCGCGCTCGGGCCGGCGCGCCGCTACCGCGCGTTCCTCGCCGCCCGCCGGGGGCGGGTGCCGGTGGTGATCGGCACCCGGGCGGCGATGTTCGCCCCGGTGGACCGCCTCGGTCTGGTCGCCGTCTGGGACGACGGCGACGACCTGCACTCCGAGCCCCGGGCGCCCTACCCGCACGCCCGCGACGTGCTGCTCATCCGCGCCCAGCTCGCCGGGGCCGGTGCGCTGGTCGGGGGTTACGCGCGCAGCGCCGAGGCGCAGCTGCTGCTGGAGACGGGCTGGGCGCGGGAGGTGGTCGCCGACCGCGCGACGGTGCGGGCCCGCGTCCCGGCGATCGCGCCGACCGGCGACGACCCCCAACTGGCCCGCGACCCCGGGGCCGCCACCGCCCGGCTGCCCAGCCTGGCCTGGACGGCCGCTCGCGACGCCCTCCGCCAGGACCTGCCGGTGTTGGTGCAGGTGCCCCGCCGCGGCTACCTGCCGTCGATCTCCTGCGCCGACTGCCGCACCCCGGCCCGTTGCGCGCACTGCGCCGGCCCGCTCGCGTTGCCGTCGGCCGGTGGCACCCCGGCCTGTCGGTGGTGCGCCCGGGTGGCCGCCGCGTACGCCTGCCCGCAGTGCGGTGGGCGGCGGTTGCGGGCGGCGGTGACCGGTGCCCGGCGGACCGCCGAGGAGTTGGGCCGGGCGTTCCCGGGCGTGGCGGTACGCACGTCGGGCCGCGAGGAGGTGCTGACGGATGTTCCCGGCGGGGCGGCCCTGGTGGTGGCCACCCCCGGTGCCGAACCGGTCGCCGAGGGCGGCTACGGAGCGGTGCTGCTGCTCGACTCGTGGGCCCTGCTGACCCGGGCCGACCTGCGCGCCGGTGAGGAGGCGTTGCGGCGCTGGCTGGCTGCGGCGGCGCTGGCCCGACCGGCCCCGGCGGGGCGGGTGGTGGTGGTCGCCGACGGCGCGCTGGCCCCGGTGCAGGCGCTGCTGCGCTGGGACGCCGCCTGGTTCGCCGGCCGGGAGTTGGCCGAGCGCCGGGAGTTGGGCTTCCCCCCGGCCGTCCGGATGGCGAGCGTCACGGGCCCGGCCGAGGCGGTGGCGGACCTGCTCACCGCGGTCCGGCTGCCCGCGGACGCCGAGGTGCTCGGGCCCGTGCCGGCCGAGGAGGGACGGGAGCGGATGCTGGTCCGGGTGCCCCGGGCCCGGGCTGCCGCGCTCGCCGAGGCGTTGCACTCGGCGGCCGGCGCTCGTGCCGCCCGCAAGGCCGCCGACCCGGTCCGTCTCCAGGTGGATCCGCTGAGCCTGTTCTGA